The sequence CCGAGTGGCATCGTTCAGCAAGATTTCATCGCTGCCTGCCTGGATCAACAATGGCGGGAGCCCCGTAAGGTCAGCATAGAGTGGCGATATCCAGGGATTGGCTACATGATGCTGAGCAGCATAGTAACCGGCGTACTTTTGAAGGCTGTCCCGGTTCAGGATGAAATCTGCTTTCGCTTTGCTGTGGATTGACGCACCGGTGAGGACTAAATCTGTCCACGGGGAAAGACAGACGGCTCCAGCGGGGAGCTGCTCTCCGGCATCGCGGAGCTTGACCAGGGTCGAGAGCGCTAAACCGCCACCGGCTGAATCCCCCGCAATAATGATGTCGGACGGCTCAACGCCCTGGGCGAGCAGCCAATGATAGCTGGCAATGGCATCTTCCAAGGCTGCCGGGAAGGGATGCTCTGGTGCCAGGCGGTAATTGAGCGCCAGGCAGCGCATTCGGGTAGCTTGTGCCAGGCGAGCGGTCCATTCTCGATGACCCGTGATCGAACCCAGGGCGTAGGCTCCGCCATGCAGGTACAGTATCACCCCCAAATTCGATTCGGTCCGTTCGATCCATTCAGCTGGCACACCATCGGCGTCCACAGGGTGGTATTGGATCTCGACAGGAAGCCGGGTATATTTACTCAGCTTTTCTTGCCGGGCGCGTTGCTCCGTGATAGTGCCTTCCGCCCAGCCTGACATCAGGAATGCGATCAGCTTTTTGATGAGCGAGTTGCGCAGGCTCAAAATAACCAAGCCGTATCGATTTCAAAGGACATCTGCTTCAATCCCTGTGGCGGTTTAGTCTGCCTCAAAATACTTCGATAACAATGTCCGAATCGCACGGGCAACCTCTTTGCGAACGCCGGGGTTTGTAATCCTGGCAATATCCATTGCGACTTCAACCGCCTCAACTGGAAGGTTCTCGGCGCTTTCGGCATGAATATCAAAAGCCTTCAATGGGGGCCAGTTGGCCAAAATCAGCAGTTCGTTGGGATTGATCTCAAAATGATCCGCAAGTTGAATGCAGTTTTGGATCAGGGGCCGCCTTCCACTTCGGATGCGATTGATCGCCTGGTGGTCCAAATTGGAGGCCAATGAGGCTTCTCGATAGGTTTCGTTACGCTCCTTTAACAACTCCAGGATGCGGTCAATCAGGGGTTGAGGATCGTATTTTTCTTGCTTTGCTTTTCGTCGCTTCTCCACAGTTGAATCGTCGCTCACGATTACCTCCGTTATAATGCGCCTGTGTTCAGGCAGAAAAAATGCTATCAAGGATTATAAACGAAACGGAGGATACCATGAAGAATAGTACGCTACGAGCCGCAGGCTACCGGCGCGTGTCAATGCGCGAGCAGGTGGATGGGCACAGCCTGGCGGCCCAGACCACCAATATCCAGTCCTATGCCGATGGTCAGGGTTGGAAATTGGTGAAAATATATACCGATGCAGGCATTTCAGCCAAGAAAGGCAGCTATCGCCCGGCCCTGGAAGATCTCATGCAGGGCGCCAAAAACGGGGAGTTTGATGTCGTCATCGTAGACAAGATTGACCGCTTCTACCGCCATCTCAACGGGTTACTGACCGCCCTGGACAGGCTCAATCAGTGGAACGTCAGCTTCGTCTCGGTACATGAGAAGTTAGATTTCACCACGCCCTGGGGCAAGTTGATGCTGACTGTGCTGGGGATGTTGGCGGAAATTTACATCGATAATTTGCGCAGGGAAACCACGAAAGGAAAACTTCAACGCGCCAGAGATGGGTATTGGAATGGTAATCCCCCCTTTGGGTATTGTCGCGGCTTATGTTCGGCCTGTAAAAACCCCAATGGCGAGGGTTACTGCCCGGAGTATGGTAAGCCGGATCAAAGCAAAGACAATATTCTGATCCCACACCCGATCGAAAGCCAGGTGGTCAAACAAATCTTCGCATGGTATTGCACGGGCGAATATTCGGACAGTAAAATCGCCATGAAGCTCAATTCGCACCATCACCCGTTGTCAGATGGGTCTCAATTGCCGCTGCGCCATCGGGGAATTCCTGGACGTTCGGAACCGGGCAAATTCAGTGCCAGTTATGTGCGCGGCGTTCTTGGCCGAGTTTTCTATACCGGAGTGGTACCTTATTACAGCGTCGACAGCAATGGCAAGTCCCGAAAACGGAAAGAACCCCAACTCTTCGCAGGCAAGCATCCCGCTATCATCCATGAAGATATGTTTCGGAAGGTGCAAGATTTGAGAGAAATGCTATCCCCTTTTCCTAGAAATCGTCGTGGCACACCGGCACGGGTCTATCCTCTCACCGGCATCGTCCATTGTGGCTATTGCGGTGGACGGTTTCGAGGCAGTACGTTCAGGGGTGGTCGCTATTACCGCGATGCGAACCAGACTGAACATGT is a genomic window of Chloroflexota bacterium containing:
- a CDS encoding alpha/beta hydrolase translates to MSLRNSLIKKLIAFLMSGWAEGTITEQRARQEKLSKYTRLPVEIQYHPVDADGVPAEWIERTESNLGVILYLHGGAYALGSITGHREWTARLAQATRMRCLALNYRLAPEHPFPAALEDAIASYHWLLAQGVEPSDIIIAGDSAGGGLALSTLVKLRDAGEQLPAGAVCLSPWTDLVLTGASIHSKAKADFILNRDSLQKYAGYYAAQHHVANPWISPLYADLTGLPPLLIQAGSDEILLNDATRLAEKARAVGVDVHLEIWDEMFHVFQLFSFLPETKQAVSQIAAFVSQHYRNT
- a CDS encoding helix-turn-helix transcriptional regulator, with amino-acid sequence MSDDSTVEKRRKAKQEKYDPQPLIDRILELLKERNETYREASLASNLDHQAINRIRSGRRPLIQNCIQLADHFEINPNELLILANWPPLKAFDIHAESAENLPVEAVEVAMDIARITNPGVRKEVARAIRTLLSKYFEAD
- a CDS encoding recombinase family protein; the protein is MKNSTLRAAGYRRVSMREQVDGHSLAAQTTNIQSYADGQGWKLVKIYTDAGISAKKGSYRPALEDLMQGAKNGEFDVVIVDKIDRFYRHLNGLLTALDRLNQWNVSFVSVHEKLDFTTPWGKLMLTVLGMLAEIYIDNLRRETTKGKLQRARDGYWNGNPPFGYCRGLCSACKNPNGEGYCPEYGKPDQSKDNILIPHPIESQVVKQIFAWYCTGEYSDSKIAMKLNSHHHPLSDGSQLPLRHRGIPGRSEPGKFSASYVRGVLGRVFYTGVVPYYSVDSNGKSRKRKEPQLFAGKHPAIIHEDMFRKVQDLREMLSPFPRNRRGTPARVYPLTGIVHCGYCGGRFRGSTFRGGRYYRDANQTEHVIDCKQPLLKAYAIERKLVDFLLGALSGTQLTENLLSVQSLLQQAENRLDRAKTLYLAGDISKEFYDAEKERCEISRESLPVRNPSAIIASMLETRQQLDGWNDIPDIKKRRLFRLVLERAYVQGETIVALQPTFAFAPLLNQDVLGCNCGPDGGGHHPK